The genomic interval TATTATATCAATAAGCGAATTTAAATCACCGGCTTGTTCAGCTACAACTCCTGCAACAATTCCAAAAATACCAATTGGAGTAAGTTTTATTACTACTGAAGTTATTTTCATCATGACTTCAAATGCCGCACTAAAGAAGCTTGTGAGATTGTCTTTATAAGAATTAGAAAGTCTTGTAATAAAAAATCCGAAAATGAGAGCGAAGAAAATAATCTGAAGCATCTCGCCGTTTGCCATCGAATTAAAAATATTTGTTGGTACAAGATCGATAATGATATTCAAAAACGAACTGTCCGCTGCATTCAGCCCTTCGACCGATTTTTTAAATCCTAGATCCGCTCCCACTCCAGGCTGAAATAAATTTACCAGAACTAAACCCGTTAGTATAGCAAAGGTGCTGGTTGAGATGTAGAAATAAAAGTTTTCATCCCCAGCCGCCCGAGATTTTCTGCCGTCCCAATTCCAGTCACTCCAGAGATAATCGAAGTAAAAATCAATGGAACGATCACCATTTTTAAAAGCCGTAAAAAGATTTCCCCCATCCAGGATACATAAGCAACATATTCAGTAAAAAATATGCCGTAAAGAATGGAGAAAATAAGAGCAATAAGAATTTGCCAATGAAGAGCAATTTTTTTCATTTCAGACCATGAGTTGTTCGCAGATTTCATCGCAAAGAAGATAACCTTTTTTCGTCAATTTCAAAAAGTTGTTATCGACAATTACAAAACCGCTTTTTAACAACTCATTTACAAATTTTTCTTCTGAGCTTAAAAGCGAAATATTAAAATCCTGTTTGAACAAATTTAAATCTATTCCCCGACTTCTCAATCCGAGATAAATTCTTTCATTGTAAAGTTCGGTGGGATTAAGAAATTCTTCACTCTTGATTCCATGCTGCACTGATTTTACTGCTTCGATATATCTTGTGATGTTCGAAAAATTATTCCAGCGTTTATCATTCCAAAGTGAATGTGCCGATGGCCCAAATCCTAGATAATTAACATGATACCAATAATTTAAATTGTGAATGCACTCGAATCCAGGCTTGGCAAAATTCGATACTTCGTATTGCACAAAATTATTCCGAACTAAAGTATCGATTAGATATTCATAACTCTCGGCATCGTGTTCAATCGATCTTAAGCTTGAAAATCCATGCTTTACGTTATAATAAAGTGAGGTGCCCGGTTCTAAAATCAAACTGTATGCAGAAATATTTTGAATTGGAAGAGTTAAGGCGACTGCCAAATTATCTTTCCAAGTTTCTAAAGCCTGTCCAGGTATAGAAAAGATTAAGTCTATGTTTATATTTCCGTATCCTGATTTTGCAGCGATGTCAATGCATTCAGCAGCTTGTTTGCCGCTGTGATTACGTGTAAGAAATTCTAAGTCATCATCATTAAATGACTGAACGCCAATGCTCAATCGATTAATTCCAATTGATTTTAATTCTCGAAGTTTTATTTCATCTACTGTATCTGGATTTGTTTCTAAAGTTATCTCAACGTGTGCATCAAAAATGAATCTTGATTTAAGTGTTGTAATAATTTTATCAATATATTCCGGTTCAACTAATGATGGCGTCCCACCGCCAAAATATATTGTGTGAAATGTCGATTTATCTTTGTAACGGTCAGAAAAATATTGAATCTCCTTTTTTAATGAATCAAGAAGCAAATCATATTTAGAATGATTGATTTGAACATAGAAATCGCAGTAGTTGCATTTTATATCGCAGAACGGAATGTGTACATAGATCGAGGATTTTTTCACATCATACTCTTCATTATGTCGGATGTATCTCCCAGAAATTGCCAAACTTCCATTTTTGTTCCATCGAATTTCAACTCGTGAAATTCAGATCCGTCATAATAAATGAACAAAATATTATCCAGGAATTGATTAAAATCAAATTTCACCCAAAGTGCGTCTTCATGATCAAGAGTTGTTTGAACTATCGTTGCTGTAAATAATTCGTTGGCGTATTTTCTTCCAACTTCTATTTTGGGAAGAGTACGTACAATCTTTGCAAACATATTCGAGAGCCAGCCGCTTTTATTCGTTTTCAGAGCGAATGAATTCTCGGAGATTTGTTGAACCCAAATCTTGCCGTTGAAGCTCGAAAGAATATGGACGTCTTTGTATTCCTTAAAGTGATAGCGGATTATATCATTAATATAAAAAGTGGGGAATTGCCCGGTTGTATTTAAGTAGACAATCTTATCGTTTTTTTCATTAGCAATAAATTTCTTACTGTTGATAACAACATTTTCAATTGATTTAAAACTTTGCGGAAAAGTCTGTGCATAATAAAAACTTAGGTATAAGGCGAGAAAAATAGATGTGAATGCCAGATAATAACCGAATATGCTGTTAAAATATTTTATTCCGCTCAGGTGGTCTTTAAGAAATTTTTTCTTGAGAAATGGAATTTGAAAAATCAAAAAACTCAACAGGAAACTTCCAGGTACCAATGGAAAATAAAGCTGCCGCTCAGATGCGTCGGTTGATAGTTGTGGAAGCAAAGCGAGAATGAATAGAAGAAAACAGAAGTGAATAACTTTTTCTTTCCAAAATTTTACTAATCCAACTGAAAGAAGAATGTAAAAAATAATTCCCAGAATCACCGCGACTAATACATATTCTTTGTAGAATAAATTTAAGCCGATGGGATAAGCCGTAAGCAGTCCGGTAAACATTGTCGGAATTCCAACAACTAAATTTGATAAATATAATGCCGTTCTCTTAAAAGGATCGTAATACATTATATTATTTATACCAAAGCCCGCAAGCTTATAGAATGCAACATAAATTATGAGAAGAAAGAAACTTACTCGCCAATATTTCCTAATTCCAAAAAATGATACTGCTCTTTGATAGAATCTTTTGAAAACAATTTTTTGTTTTGTACTCGGCTCTGATAAAATAAATTCATACAACATAATTGCAAAAGGAGTTATTACTGCAGTTTCTTTACAGAAAAATGCTATCAACAAAAATACATTCGAAAGTATAAATTTTTTCTTAATGAATGTTTCACGGTAATCGACATGAAAGATTAGTGCAAGATTTATAAATAGAACTGCCATTATATCTGTATTCGTTGCAATCCAGCCAATTGTCATTGAGTGATCTTCGCAAATTAAGTAGATAAAGGCGGCAACTAGCGAAATAGTGTATCGCTTCGATAATCTTAAAAAAAGTAGAAACACTGTGAACGACACAAGTGCATGAAGTAAAATTGAAAGCATGTGCAATGGTAGCGCAGCATCCCGTCCAAAAATCAAAAAGAAAGCCGAAAAAACAAGACTCGGTATTGGACGAAAAAATCTGCCGTTGACTCCATCATCCGCCCACCAAAGAGATTCAAAAGTTTTAATGTCTTGAAAGTCGAGTGCCCAAAATCCCGTTAGAGGATTAAACGAAATTATTTCTTCAAGTATTGATACAAAAATAAAATCATCTGCATGAAATTTGTTCGTTATATATGGATAGAAAATGATGAGAGATATAATGAAAAATAGAATTGCAATTTCAAGATAAGTAAGTCGTCTTTTTAAAATATTATTAATGTTCATTGCGATTTAATTTTCACTTTTTAATAAAATTTATTTACAGAAGTATTTAACAACGACATAACGAAATTATCTCAGCCTTCCATCAACTCTTTTGCAGTTCTAAGACTTGTATCTGTAACTTCTTCGCCGCTTATGAGTTTTGCGATTTCCAGCACCCTCTCATCTGCTTTTAATTTCCGAATTGTACTAAATGACTTCCCGGCTTTCACTGTTTTTTCAACAACATAATGCGAGTCTGAGAGCCCTGCAATTTGCGGCAGATGGGTAATTGAAATTATCTGATGGAACTCCGACAGATTTTTCAATGCTTTACCGACCTTTTGCGCAATTCGTCCGCTGACGCCGACATCTATTTCGTCAAATACCATCATTGGCAGTCTATCTGATTTTGCAAGAATTGTCTTTAGTGCGAGCATAATCCGCGAGATTTCTCCACCCGAAGCAACCTTTACAAGCGGCTTAACTTCCTCGCCAGGATTTGTTGAGATAAAAAATTCAACCTGATCAAATCCAGTTGAATCTGATTTGTAGAAATCTTTTCCAAGCTTAACGAACGAATTTTTGTCATCTGACTTTTTATTTTCTATTTTTACTTCGAATTTTGGATTCGTGATTCCAAGTTCTTTCAGAATTACGATAATTGATTTAGAGATTTTCTCTGCCGTCTCGCGGCGTTTTTGTGATAACCGAACAGCGGCA from Ignavibacteria bacterium carries:
- a CDS encoding glycosyltransferase family 39 protein — protein: MNINNILKRRLTYLEIAILFFIISLIIFYPYITNKFHADDFIFVSILEEIISFNPLTGFWALDFQDIKTFESLWWADDGVNGRFFRPIPSLVFSAFFLIFGRDAALPLHMLSILLHALVSFTVFLLFLRLSKRYTISLVAAFIYLICEDHSMTIGWIATNTDIMAVLFINLALIFHVDYRETFIKKKFILSNVFLLIAFFCKETAVITPFAIMLYEFILSEPSTKQKIVFKRFYQRAVSFFGIRKYWRVSFFLLIIYVAFYKLAGFGINNIMYYDPFKRTALYLSNLVVGIPTMFTGLLTAYPIGLNLFYKEYVLVAVILGIIFYILLSVGLVKFWKEKVIHFCFLLFILALLPQLSTDASERQLYFPLVPGSFLLSFLIFQIPFLKKKFLKDHLSGIKYFNSIFGYYLAFTSIFLALYLSFYYAQTFPQSFKSIENVVINSKKFIANEKNDKIVYLNTTGQFPTFYINDIIRYHFKEYKDVHILSSFNGKIWVQQISENSFALKTNKSGWLSNMFAKIVRTLPKIEVGRKYANELFTATIVQTTLDHEDALWVKFDFNQFLDNILFIYYDGSEFHELKFDGTKMEVWQFLGDTSDIMKSMM
- the hemW gene encoding radical SAM family heme chaperone HemW gives rise to the protein MSRVEIRWNKNGSLAISGRYIRHNEEYDVKKSSIYVHIPFCDIKCNYCDFYVQINHSKYDLLLDSLKKEIQYFSDRYKDKSTFHTIYFGGGTPSLVEPEYIDKIITTLKSRFIFDAHVEITLETNPDTVDEIKLRELKSIGINRLSIGVQSFNDDDLEFLTRNHSGKQAAECIDIAAKSGYGNINIDLIFSIPGQALETWKDNLAVALTLPIQNISAYSLILEPGTSLYYNVKHGFSSLRSIEHDAESYEYLIDTLVRNNFVQYEVSNFAKPGFECIHNLNYWYHVNYLGFGPSAHSLWNDKRWNNFSNITRYIEAVKSVQHGIKSEEFLNPTELYNERIYLGLRSRGIDLNLFKQDFNISLLSSEEKFVNELLKSGFVIVDNNFLKLTKKGYLLCDEICEQLMV